A region of Pseudoalteromonas aliena SW19 DNA encodes the following proteins:
- a CDS encoding efflux RND transporter permease subunit has protein sequence MNGAFSLAHTFFVKNTFARLAVFALVLGGIIAYSNLIKETTPDLEIGVGIVFTEWAGGDPQSIEQEITNKIEKKLKSIKGLKRLQSGSYAGFSLIVAEFRPDVKQVDAMTRLRAKVAAAEGELPRAAKKPTIVEASINDTPIYSIRLSGDIDLAVVAGVAEDLKRELERTSGVNKVSVSGERDEVIQIRLLGARLAAYGISPNTLRQVLDQASLDLPLGDFDGEEIGAGFRFLGRFRDVEDIRNLPVGNAQSGRTILLSELAEIKRGPEQEHSRTFFATSGGEFHQAIDITLTKRPGSDVIKTIKAIERVVARQQATARWPTGLQTTVVADESIYINTDLRNIFNNGWQAMLAVFTILLISLTWREALVAGLAIPITFAGALIIVFALGYSLNQIVIIGMVLALGLLVDDFILMMEGMHENIYVRGMHFDEAAIATIKTYALPSLTGSLTTILAMAPLMGIAGIEGKFIRQMPVTAIACLVMSYLVSIFIAVPLSRFVLEKHKAKKTRMDNFTEVYSEKLADLLRRRFLSSRRNAWVAVGVATSIFVLGYALFSTLPTELSPKGDGRSMGITIELSPDASLATSQRCADAVGEQLVNKAYIQNVTKHVGEKSPFTLVSTTDQLSPTSGNYLVGFSTTFILKKDRKLPLYKYVPEIRQDVEAAMLACPGGQAFFSPQLGGASAEDPIQIEIIGEDMTILRQLAQSVAAELRTILGTSDVRDNYGVPKMDLRAYPNREALNFYGLTAADVSEQIRYMMNSDEVNKFVRGGVQEDLPIRMGYAWPSRDGALGGPTTMSELYLLNIITQSGRGVPLPSVVDWRLEESSLSILHKNGERALMVMAKTDGRTAGEILADLKPRLDNLKQHWPSGYRVKIAGEAEASEEAFGSAGKMLVLALFLVFALLALQFDSFKQPFVIMSAIPLALTGTFFGFFVMQLPFSFMAMVGIIALIGIVVNDTIIMINTMNSYIKKGKSVVEAAAHGAADRLRPIVTTSVTTIVGLIPLAISQEMWLPLSTTVISGLLFATFLALLIVPCLFLLLTPDNIEQESEENPMSSKLNADK, from the coding sequence ATGAACGGGGCATTTTCACTTGCGCACACATTCTTTGTAAAGAATACCTTCGCACGACTAGCTGTATTCGCTTTGGTTTTGGGTGGGATCATCGCTTATTCGAATCTTATTAAGGAGACTACGCCGGATCTTGAAATAGGTGTGGGCATTGTATTTACCGAGTGGGCTGGTGGTGATCCACAATCAATTGAGCAAGAAATTACCAATAAAATAGAGAAAAAGCTGAAGAGTATTAAAGGATTAAAGCGTCTTCAAAGCGGATCTTATGCCGGTTTTTCGCTCATCGTGGCTGAATTCAGGCCAGATGTTAAACAGGTTGATGCGATGACGCGGCTGCGTGCAAAGGTGGCTGCCGCCGAAGGTGAACTTCCTCGTGCAGCAAAAAAGCCGACTATTGTTGAAGCTTCTATCAATGATACACCCATCTACAGTATTCGCCTGTCGGGTGATATTGATCTAGCGGTTGTAGCTGGTGTTGCTGAGGATTTAAAGCGAGAGCTTGAGCGAACTTCTGGGGTCAATAAAGTCTCAGTCTCGGGGGAGCGTGATGAGGTTATTCAAATTCGGCTATTAGGGGCACGATTAGCTGCCTATGGAATTTCGCCAAACACGCTTCGTCAGGTGCTGGATCAAGCTAGTCTCGATTTGCCTTTAGGAGATTTTGATGGTGAAGAAATCGGTGCTGGTTTTCGATTTCTAGGGCGATTTCGTGATGTAGAAGACATCCGCAACTTGCCTGTTGGTAATGCACAAAGTGGGCGAACTATTTTGTTGAGTGAGCTTGCAGAGATTAAACGTGGGCCTGAGCAGGAGCACAGCCGCACTTTTTTCGCAACGAGCGGTGGTGAGTTTCATCAGGCGATTGATATTACGCTGACTAAGCGGCCGGGCTCCGACGTGATCAAGACCATTAAGGCCATTGAACGGGTGGTCGCACGGCAACAGGCAACGGCCCGCTGGCCTACTGGATTGCAAACAACAGTGGTTGCGGATGAATCGATATATATCAATACTGACCTACGCAATATTTTTAATAACGGGTGGCAAGCCATGTTGGCTGTGTTTACCATACTACTGATTAGCCTAACTTGGCGAGAAGCGCTCGTCGCCGGCCTCGCGATCCCAATAACTTTCGCTGGTGCACTGATCATTGTGTTCGCGCTCGGTTATTCATTGAATCAAATCGTAATCATAGGCATGGTGTTGGCGCTTGGGCTATTAGTGGACGACTTCATTCTGATGATGGAAGGTATGCACGAAAATATTTATGTCCGTGGAATGCATTTCGATGAGGCAGCCATCGCTACCATCAAGACCTATGCTTTACCGTCATTAACTGGCAGTCTGACGACGATCCTTGCTATGGCACCGTTGATGGGTATAGCAGGCATTGAAGGGAAATTTATCCGGCAGATGCCGGTAACCGCTATAGCGTGTTTAGTCATGAGCTATCTTGTCTCAATATTTATTGCCGTTCCTTTGTCTCGATTTGTGCTAGAAAAGCATAAAGCGAAGAAGACCCGTATGGATAACTTTACTGAGGTTTACAGTGAAAAACTAGCCGACCTATTACGTCGGCGATTTTTATCTAGTCGCAGGAATGCGTGGGTTGCGGTTGGAGTTGCCACTAGTATCTTCGTACTAGGGTATGCTCTATTTAGTACACTACCAACCGAATTGTCGCCTAAGGGGGATGGTCGCTCTATGGGTATCACTATTGAACTCTCACCAGATGCGTCTCTCGCGACGTCCCAACGTTGCGCGGATGCTGTAGGTGAGCAGCTTGTTAACAAAGCATATATTCAAAATGTGACCAAACATGTAGGCGAAAAAAGTCCGTTTACGCTTGTCTCAACGACGGATCAATTATCGCCAACGAGCGGTAATTACCTTGTTGGATTCTCGACCACTTTTATTCTTAAAAAAGATCGAAAATTACCACTTTATAAGTATGTGCCGGAGATTCGTCAAGACGTTGAGGCTGCTATGTTAGCATGCCCAGGGGGGCAGGCATTCTTTTCGCCGCAACTTGGTGGAGCTTCGGCTGAGGATCCCATTCAGATCGAAATTATTGGTGAGGACATGACAATACTGAGACAGTTAGCACAATCAGTTGCCGCTGAACTTCGAACTATTCTGGGCACTTCCGATGTTCGCGATAATTACGGCGTACCAAAAATGGATCTTCGTGCCTATCCAAATCGAGAAGCATTGAATTTTTACGGGCTAACTGCAGCAGATGTTTCTGAGCAAATACGTTATATGATGAACAGTGATGAAGTAAATAAATTTGTTCGCGGTGGCGTACAAGAAGATCTACCGATTCGTATGGGCTACGCTTGGCCGAGCCGTGACGGCGCTTTGGGTGGACCAACGACCATGAGCGAGCTTTATTTGTTAAATATTATTACGCAGAGTGGTCGTGGTGTGCCATTGCCATCGGTAGTTGATTGGCGTCTAGAAGAATCCTCTTTATCAATATTGCACAAAAACGGAGAGCGAGCATTGATGGTAATGGCTAAAACTGATGGGCGCACCGCCGGCGAAATACTCGCAGATTTAAAACCACGCTTAGATAATCTTAAGCAGCATTGGCCTTCTGGCTATCGTGTAAAGATTGCTGGTGAAGCTGAAGCCAGTGAGGAAGCATTTGGTTCGGCTGGAAAAATGTTAGTTCTGGCTTTATTTTTGGTGTTTGCGCTGCTCGCACTGCAATTCGATAGCTTCAAGCAGCCATTTGTGATCATGTCAGCCATTCCACTGGCGTTAACTGGAACCTTCTTCGGTTTTTTCGTTATGCAATTGCCATTTTCCTTTATGGCAATGGTGGGTATCATTGCTTTGATTGGTATAGTCGTAAATGACACTATTATTATGATCAATACAATGAATAGTTATATTAAAAAAGGGAAAAGTGTTGTAGAGGCGGCTGCACATGGCGCAGCCGATCGTCTTCGCCCGATAGTCACTACTAGTGTAACGACTATCGTTGGTCTCATTCCTTTAGCTATCAGTCAGGAAATGTGGCTACCGCTATCAACCACTGTTATCAGCGGCTTGTTGTTTGCGACCTTTCTTGCCTTACTTATAGTGCCTTGCCTGTTCTTATTATTGACACCGGATAATATAGAACAAGAAAGTGAGGAAAATCCAATGAGTAGCAAGCTCAATGCAGATAAATAA